One stretch of Microbacterium terrae DNA includes these proteins:
- a CDS encoding PadR family transcriptional regulator → MISADAIRGYVDLMILSLLRHGSSYAYELAQRISSISGDDYSIKQTTLYSAVKRLESSGLVSSTPGLSPSGKARTYYLMTDDGLAHLNAKVAEWRETKAVVDRFIDSDTGDAPS, encoded by the coding sequence ATGATCAGTGCCGACGCCATCCGCGGCTACGTCGATCTGATGATCCTGTCGCTGCTCAGACACGGCTCCTCCTACGCCTACGAGCTCGCGCAGCGCATCAGCTCGATCAGCGGCGACGATTATTCGATCAAGCAGACGACGCTCTACTCGGCCGTCAAGCGGCTGGAGTCGTCGGGGCTGGTCAGTTCCACACCCGGACTGTCGCCTTCAGGAAAGGCTCGCACCTACTACCTGATGACCGATGACGGCCTGGCCCATCTGAACGCCAAGGTCGCGGAATGGCGGGAGACGAAGGCTGTCGTCGACCGATTCATTGATTCCGATACTGGAGATGCCCCATCATGA